GCTTCGGCACCTGCAAGGATGCTTAGGCTGGAGAaataggaggaggaagaggaggaggaagcaaaGAGGCAACAGGAGGGAAGAGCTTTGTGCTGGCTATGCCCTGGGGGAAGGGTCAGAGATCAAAGGGCAGTGAGCTGCTGCTTCCAGAGGGGCAGAAAGGCCATCAACCAGTGGGGGTTGGGAGGTGCGCCTCAATTCCCGCTAGAAAAAGCCTCACGGATCAGGCTGGAGGGGGCTGCGAAGTGCAGAGCCAGCCTGGGAGGGGGAGGGTCACCAGTCCTGGGGCCATTACAGGGAATGGGGCAGAGGGGCAGAGTTTGGGGCTTCCGTCTCAGATGAGTCGGCTGAGAACCTGAACAAAGGTGGGTGAAGGCTCGGAGCCCCGGGGTCAGGGGCTCGCGTCTGCCAGTCGCTGAGACACCGAGGGGCCCGAGTCAGGCCACCTTTGTCCCTCTCGCGACCTCCAGACCCCTGACCGCCTCCCCTCCCCGCCATCCCGGCCCAGCGCGGCACTCACCCTGTCGCTGCTGGCGGGGGGTCCGGAGATCCGCTCATCAGCAGGGGGCGCCGGGGGCCCCGGGGTCTCGACCCGAATAAGGCGGTGTGGGGGAGAGCCGTGGCGCGGGGGCGGCGTGGGGCCGGGGGCAGCAGGGGTGGCGAGGGCGGCGGAGCCGGACGACCCGCCGGAGTAGGGGTCTTCGAAGTCGCGCTCCCGCTGCAGCCTGTAGGCGGCCAGGATGTCCGGAGGCGGCGCGGGGGGCGCGGCCGGAGAGGGCGCAGGGGGGCGGTAATCCGGCTCAGGGGGCGCCGGCTTGCTGCCCCCTCCGCCGCCGCCCCCCCCGCGGAAGCCCAGGTGCTCCCGGAGCCACTTGGCTACTCCGCCGCTGCCGCCCCCTCCTGGGCCGGCTCCCGCACCCCCGGCGCCCCGGCGGGACCCCCCTGGGCCGCCCCCAGCGCTCCCCTGGGCCCGCGGCCCCGGCCGGGAGCCAGCCGGAGGAGCTCCGCTCAGTAACATGGGGCCCGCCAGACTGAGCGAGGGGAGCGCAGCCGCcggtggggggcgggggcaggggtggggaggggggcggggctCTGccgggcggggagggggcggggcgcgTCAGTAACAAGGGAGAGGCGGGACTCCGCTCCCTAACGGGGTCTTCCTCCTCCCGTAGCTGAGAACAGCGGACGCGGGCTTCCAGCCAGTGTGGGCACACAAGAAGTGAAGTGGGCAGCCCTGGGGCAGAGGATGCGACTACTGAACTGAGGTTGAATCCTTCACGTGTCGCTACGCGATCCCCTGTGGGGCGCGCATCCATCCCCATCTGTTCTTTTCCCCAGCTCCCAGGTCGTGCGAGACGCAGAGAGGGGAGCCCCCAGACTCCTGACTCTAGGGCGCCTTCcgcctctcctcttccctctcccaggATCTTGCAACTGGGAAACTATAATCTAGGAGGAAAACCTAGGCGGGCAAGAAAAGGGGCTGTTCTGTAAGATGTGTCTGTAAGCCT
The window above is part of the Macaca fascicularis isolate 582-1 chromosome 7, T2T-MFA8v1.1 genome. Proteins encoded here:
- the SHF gene encoding SH2 domain-containing adapter protein F isoform X4; translated protein: MLLSGAPPAGSRPGPRAQGSAGGGPGGSRRGAGGAGAGPGGGGSGGVAKWLREHLGFRGGGGGGGGSKPAPPEPDYRPPAPSPAAPPAPPPDILAAYRLQRERDFEDPYSGGSSGSAALATPAAPGPTPPPRHGSPPHRLIRVETPGPPAPPADERISGPPASSDRLAILEDYADPFDVQETGEGSAGASGAPEKVPENDGYMEPYEAQKMMAEIRGSKETATQPLPLYDTPYEPEEDGATPEGEGAPWPRESRLPEDDERPPEEYDQPWEWKKERISKAFAAGIMGPSAEPTPRTCSGCAKRPATWYATVRPARMTSPCLSRAARDSCT